The proteins below come from a single Garra rufa chromosome 25, GarRuf1.0, whole genome shotgun sequence genomic window:
- the oaz2a gene encoding LOW QUALITY PROTEIN: ornithine decarboxylase antizyme 2a (The sequence of the model RefSeq protein was modified relative to this genomic sequence to represent the inferred CDS: deleted 1 base in 1 codon) codes for MVHFSVDFLHNSYSLGYQSKVVYEENMCNTEESCAVLGSRQQAPGPLWCSDAPLPLTKIPGGRGTGRDLPHSVLHKDEKFTVTQAGSVSGAPSVLHFQYQLSERRFSCWDAVLSDDALYLEIPAEALHNGSREGFTRLLEFAEEQLKVSYVFLWLQKNRDDRSSIMKTFHYMGFEVVKPGHPLVPARPDLLFMVYSMDSSSSDEE; via the exons ATGGTGCATTTCTCCGTGGACTTTCTGCACAACAGTTACTCTTTGGGTTATCAAAGTAAAGTGGTCTACGAGGAAAACATGTGCAACACAGAGGAGAG TTGTGCCGTACTAGGCTCGAGGCAGCAGGCTCCAGGGCCTCTGTGGTGCTCC GATGCCCCTCTCCCACTAACGAAGATCCCGGGTGGGCGAGGGACAGGCAGGGATCTCCCTCACAGCGTACTGCACAAG GACGAAAAGTTTACGGTGACCCAGGCGGGTTCAGTAAGCGGAGCGCCCTCTGTCCTGCACTTCCAGTACCAGTTGAGCGAGCGACGGTTCTCCTGCTGGGACGCGGTTCTGTCAGACGACGCACTCTACCTGGAAATCCCAGCTGAAGCTCTTCATAATGGCAGCAGAGAAGG TTTCACCAGGCTGCTGGAGTTTGCAGAGGAGCAGTTGAAAGTCAGCTATGTGTTCCTGTGGCTTCAGAAAAACAGAGACGATCGAT CGTCCATCATGAAGACCTTTCACTACATGGGTTTTGAAGTGGTAAAACCAGGCCACCCGCTGGTGCCGGCCCGGCCTGATCTTCTCTTCATGGTTTATTCCATGGACAGCAGCAGTTCTGATGAAGAGTGA